A part of Rhodamnia argentea isolate NSW1041297 chromosome 8, ASM2092103v1, whole genome shotgun sequence genomic DNA contains:
- the LOC115736623 gene encoding uncharacterized protein LOC115736623 isoform X2: MESCGRPNRSDVHLSKEEEAMVQEKTKEYFDGIAPKRHTKPQRSEYSSNYVDVLSTDGNIPEFTEFQRLENDPQKLVYNGSEAKDDFIETEYYKDLDGIDKQHHKTGTGFITMENTEGEGFTLDPETSTIHHASCKGNPATNEWIPAASDIVDDSSL; encoded by the exons ATGGAGAGCTGCGGGAGGCCGAACAGGAGCGACGTTCACTTGtcgaaggaggaagaggcaatGGTCCAGGAGAAGACCAAGGAGTACTTCGATGGTATCGCTCCCAAGCGGCACACGAAGCCCCAGCGAAGTGAGTACTCCTCCAATTATGTCGATGTCCTGTCCACCGACGGCAATATCCCGGAGTTCACTGAGTTCCAGCGCCTTGAGAATGATCCTCAG AAACTTGTCTACAATGGAAGTGAAGCAAAGGACGACTTCATAGAGACTGAATATTACAAGGATCTCGACGGCATTGACAAGCAACATCACAAG ACTGGGACAGGATTTATAACGATGGAGAACACCGAAGGCGAGGGGTTCACTCTTGACCCAGAAACTTCCACCATACATCATGCCTCTTGCAAGGGGAATCCAGCAACTAATGAGTGGATTCCAGCTGCTTCTGACATCGTAG ATGACAGTTCACTCTGA
- the LOC115736623 gene encoding uncharacterized protein LOC115736623 isoform X1, with the protein MESCGRPNRSDVHLSKEEEAMVQEKTKEYFDGIAPKRHTKPQRSEYSSNYVDVLSTDGNIPEFTEFQRLENDPQKLVYNGSEAKDDFIETEYYKDLDGIDKQHHKTGTGFITMENTEGEGFTLDPETSTIHHASCKGNPATNEWIPAASDIMTVHSDKPKRSDS; encoded by the exons ATGGAGAGCTGCGGGAGGCCGAACAGGAGCGACGTTCACTTGtcgaaggaggaagaggcaatGGTCCAGGAGAAGACCAAGGAGTACTTCGATGGTATCGCTCCCAAGCGGCACACGAAGCCCCAGCGAAGTGAGTACTCCTCCAATTATGTCGATGTCCTGTCCACCGACGGCAATATCCCGGAGTTCACTGAGTTCCAGCGCCTTGAGAATGATCCTCAG AAACTTGTCTACAATGGAAGTGAAGCAAAGGACGACTTCATAGAGACTGAATATTACAAGGATCTCGACGGCATTGACAAGCAACATCACAAG ACTGGGACAGGATTTATAACGATGGAGAACACCGAAGGCGAGGGGTTCACTCTTGACCCAGAAACTTCCACCATACATCATGCCTCTTGCAAGGGGAATCCAGCAACTAATGAGTGGATTCCAGCTGCTTCTGACATC ATGACAGTTCACTCTGATAAGCCAAAAAGGAGTGATAGTTGA